Proteins encoded by one window of Candidatus Saccharibacteria bacterium:
- a CDS encoding F0F1 ATP synthase subunit gamma — MKKSAQTYAEYQDVLAIEDISHILESIASIRIRQIKDQVIASREFFQRLWRLYSQLRISQKEEELLEAGVTKSTNTAVVLVTGNAGLSGEIDSQLVNTVLDQIISPDVDFFVIGLHGRRLLEAHGIQAKASYPLPDVTKPIEINDVIEQISHYQAPLVYYQSFASLSVQQVIHFSLVETVRRISEQEQANPDAEVITAEDYLFEPNLEELARYLQNMMLNTTLLEVILESSLAQFASRFTAMNSASVRAKHISQELFRSYSRQKRYEKDELSRRYKHRQRRSV, encoded by the coding sequence ATGAAAAAATCTGCCCAAACCTATGCCGAGTATCAAGATGTTTTAGCGATCGAAGACATATCGCACATTTTAGAAAGCATTGCCTCAATCCGCATTCGTCAAATAAAAGATCAGGTTATAGCCAGCCGCGAATTTTTTCAAAGGCTGTGGCGGCTCTACAGCCAGCTACGTATTAGTCAAAAGGAAGAAGAGCTTTTAGAGGCCGGTGTGACAAAAAGTACTAATACGGCTGTAGTGTTGGTAACTGGTAATGCCGGCTTAAGCGGCGAGATTGACTCTCAACTTGTTAATACGGTGTTAGATCAAATAATATCTCCTGACGTTGATTTTTTTGTGATTGGTTTGCACGGCAGGCGTCTGCTGGAGGCTCACGGCATACAGGCCAAGGCTTCCTACCCACTGCCGGATGTCACCAAGCCAATAGAAATCAATGATGTTATAGAGCAGATTAGTCACTACCAAGCCCCGCTTGTCTACTATCAGAGCTTTGCCTCACTTAGTGTGCAGCAAGTAATACATTTTTCGTTAGTCGAAACTGTTCGTCGAATCTCTGAACAAGAACAAGCTAATCCAGACGCAGAGGTTATCACTGCCGAGGATTATTTGTTTGAGCCAAATCTAGAAGAATTGGCGCGATACTTGCAGAACATGATGCTTAACACTACCTTATTAGAGGTTATTCTAGAATCGAGCCTGGCTCAATTTGCTAGTCGATTTACGGCTATGAACTCTGCGAGCGTTCGAGCCAAACACATCTCACAAGAGCTGTTTCGGTCGTATTCTCGACAAAAGCGCTACGAGAAGGATGAGCTTAGCAGGCGTTATAAACACAGGCAGAGGAGATCGGTGTGA